The sequence below is a genomic window from Leucoraja erinacea ecotype New England chromosome 10, Leri_hhj_1, whole genome shotgun sequence.
ATACACGGACATGTCACTCAACTGGATGAACTATGACACGCCATCTATTGGTGCAAAACCTTCGAGAGATATTCTGAAGTCGGCTACATCTAGCCGTGAAGATGAAAAACTATATCGGGATCTTTGTAGTAATTTGTTTTGTTTACATCAAGTGGTATTTTAGCAAATTACTTTTAATTCGTCTTCGTTGTTAAGAATCGAAGGGGAGAATTTGCTCAATTTATCCCCGTCAGAAACGACATCATTTGAACCTGCACAGAATTATGATTTCAGTTCCTGGCTTGTTTAGTCGCGGCCGTTTGACATATTATTGGGAAATGAGGAACACTCACTGTAACCAATATGCAATGCAGATCTTTAGGTTCGTCCTCCCCATCCACCCCGCCTAGGATCTCGGCCAAACGGTGCATGTTGTTCACCCTCATGATGTTAATGTCATTTTCGCAGCAAAAAGCTTGTATCAGAGTAAAATGGATTTGCAGTGCCACGTCCACGTCACCCCCCTCATCCGTGGTAAGCAAACATAAAACAACGTTGTCTGAATCCCTGTTGAAAAGGGAAAATATATATCAAGCGAATAGTCAAATAATCCCTAAAAAATGCGACGAAAAAAGGAAACGGTACGTAAATCCGTTTGCTTTATGGACACTTACGCGTTTAGGAGTTTTGCTGCCTCAAACACTCCGACTGTGATGCAGCCTTGCGCTAACGCGGAGAACAAAACTTCTTCCAGAGCTTTCCCCACCACATCCATCCTGTCACAAAAGTCAACAATTAATCGGGATCGTCAGCGACAATCTGTATTAGACACCACAGAGGAATAATTCTCTGTCACAGTCCGCTCAAACAAATGCAGATTTAGAAAAATAGTCACAAATGATTCAAATGTGAGGAGAAAATTAAACTTCCTAATCGACGCTCAATGCAAATCAAGGTCAGCTCTGAGCACAAGTTATCCATCAGTCAAACATAGTTCCATTAACTTAAAAAAATGCAATAGTTGGGCTTTGTAGCATTATTTTTACCTGTCCGTTTTTTGGTCGCCTGTGAGTTCTTCAAAAGTCATTATGTTTAGAAGGGGTTGCGCGGGCTGCCGTTGCTGTCTTTGCTTGCAAAAGATGCACCAAGTAAGTCCCTGCCTGAGTGAGCGTCGCCAGTTCCTGCACCAGCGCCGGCCGAAGGGCGGGGC
It includes:
- the LOC129701016 gene encoding growth arrest and DNA damage-inducible protein GADD45 alpha-like isoform X2, whose translation is MTFEELTGDQKTDRMDVVGKALEEVLFSALAQGCITVGVFEAAKLLNADSDNVVLCLLTTDEGGDVDVALQIHFTLIQAFCCENDINIMRVNNMHRLAEILGGVDGEDEPKDLHCILVTSQAAPWKDGALNKVTCFCKESRFLDQWVPIINLPER